The genomic window GCCTTTTTGAGTTGAAAGCATTATCAATGCCACCCCAAGGCATGACTGTGTGTGACCGGATGGATGTGGGTGCTGTCCATGTGCTTGTGGGGCAGCCATGCTTGAGCAAATGCATTAAGCTTCTGCTAAATTTAGGTTGCACAGATTTGGGATGCTTTGTGTAGCACGTGCAGCACCAGGCAAGCTAAAAATAAACTTCCAAAACGCCTTTGTAGAACTGCATGTTACAAACTATTGTAAGAGAGATTCATGGTGGTAATATAGAATATGTAACTTCTGTAGAATGTACTTCCTCTCTGTATCAATTTGTGAAGTTTGTTTAGATATGGATTCAGTATGATAACCTCACCTAGAAAGTAATTGTGTCAAACTTCTTAATTTTTCCATTACTAGCCCATAATTTCATTTtgcttaatgtagacagatggacacgGAACCAGTAGGTTCGTGCTCCCCTACCAGgaaatggagactgagcaaggAGAACagcctagcaaaaaaaaaaaaaacttgattaaaaacagataatcaGTACTGTTCTCAACCAGCCATAAACAATGAACTCACATGAGATTCTAGGTAGCACCgactagggactggatgaacacttacctgTAATCCTTTaagacccagagccccacagcaAGGCTACTAACACACATGTAGCAGGCGAGAGCAGGAAgcaagtccatctgtctacactaaggaaaacaaaacttacttacctaataatttcttaGGATGTAGCTCAGGacccatgggatgtaccaaaagctactccccaaacagggggggggggggggggaagatttgaGAGAGACTGCCCCCAATCAACattgcacatgcaaaggctgcatcctcccatgCCTACACTTccacagtaaagtgtggccgcggtaaccctgcttctaacctgctttctactcacaatttggccgcgttagcccaacccacgattcactatcccttttaacccatccttaccgcttctttaaatcaacgagtacccctttccgcccacggcatgaaTATGaaatgtaaacgatcggattagctattcccccctattcagtaacgcgcaccccgactatcgcctttttaacctgcagtttagccgcgcgtttaacctgctaatttaccgcctacccttacccttgcgttagaggcaggggtaagggtagatggcaaactttcccccaaaagaaaacctaaaatcccctcctcccgaagcgactggacatgtaaaatatgtaaaacctaaaatcccctcctcccgaagcgactggacatgtaaaatatgtaaaacctaaaatcccctcctcccaaagcgactcgacatgtaaactGTGattaagtgtaaccaacttattttgtttctttcagccctttcagccttctcagtcgtcctccggagggggcagccggcggcgaaagcggcttccagcggtcCCTGCCGGCaaagacggacgaacgcacgcccgtagtgcacaggcgctcaagccaatgaaagcacatggacgggcgtgcgcgACATACGCCGTGACATCACAcacgtgctttcattggcttgagcgcccgtcaatttgggcgctctagccagcgaagcgcatgacgtcacggcatATTCTTAGCTCACTAGCCAGCAAAGCGTACGCggtgacgtcatgcgcttcgctggctctagTCCTTGGTGAaaaagcatctcatggttcggtgcGCTCCAGCGCGTCTAGATGTGCGTGTGGGTTGTGCACGCAGTTGTGCGCCCAAGTCGTGGTTATGCGCTTAGCCCGGTAGGCACGTgtataacttgtgtgcacagcccttgtgcgtgtaacttatGCACACAAGGAATAAgtgcgtgtaactttatgcgcCCGGCCCGAGGCTACTAGCagagcggcgaatagggccaagatggcgacggtgACCATGTGGGCAATATGGAGACTACCTCTgagagtctccacgtgggtagacccttggatctaaccggggcctggccctgctaaggcggatcaacccggcggcactgGTCCCGGTTGTAAATGTCCTCCCCCTGGTGGTCAACCCGACCTGCTTCAGCGTTCCCATTCCTTAAATACTTATCGGCTCTGCCTGAACTCCTGTGTTTTTGTGAGGTCGAAGCCTAGGAGTGAACAAGTAATTGGATCTACTCTGAAGGCTCTGCAGAGTACTCACTTATGACCAGTCAGATGCTGGGCTTAAGGAACCAACCCAGCAGGTCTCACATAATTATGCTAGCCTTTAAAAAAGGTAGGTGAATATATGTTGTAGATTACAAGGACTAAAATAGATTATAGACAAGTGTAaaacaaggaaaccaaaataaaGACTTCAGGCTCAATGAGTTTATTTTCCACTTattcattttttacatttaaagTATTCTTCGATGACATCTTTTGCTTGAGATTCTTTACCATAGTCCTATAACAAAAAACAATGTCGTCAAAATCAAACATGATACAAGTAACAATCTAAAAAACATATTTAACAGTAGTCTCACATTTCaaaggcaagtttgcttactgtaaacctttttcatagatagcaagatgaattaggtGATTGGCAGCAGCAAATGGACTCATCTCTAACTATTACAGCTTTgaactttactgagcatgtgtaggaaTTTCTGAACTGGTTttgccttgtgagcctcctcagtccatgtcaaCTAATTCTAGCCAGGTAGTTGATTCTAGGGAAGCTGGTAAatatagcatggctaattcattctaaGGAAAATACAGTTTATGATAAGTCAATTTGCTTTTTCCATcaaagcaggctgaattagccatgacatggggacgtttactgaataagcaattCAGACACCAACTTGGAGAGTGAGTTACTGCAAAATCAGGTTATACAGAACTGCTTGTCTAGATTTACTATCAGTCGctaagaaattatccaaacagcAGAAAGACTTAAATGTATACTGATAATCATGCTGCAGCTTTTGAGAAGTCTTTATGAGGAACCTTTTGGAAGGGCACATTGGAAGGCCATAGCCctaacttgatgagctttgaGAGTCTGATTTGAAGGCCTGTGACTttgtagcataagaacataagaaattgccatgctgggtcagaccaagggtccatcaagcccagcatcctgttttcaacagtggccaatccaggccacaagcacctggcaagtacccaaaaactaagtatatcacatgctactgatgctagtaatggTAGTGGCtagtttctaagtcaacttgattaacaccaggtaatggacttctcctccaagaacttatccaaaccttttttgaacccagctacactaactgcactaaccacattcattctctggcaacaaattccagagcttaattgtgcgttgagtgaaaaagaattttttccgattagtcttaaaatgcactacttgctaacttcaaggaatgccccctagtccttctattatccgaaagtgtaaataacagattcacatctactcgttcaagacctctcatgatcttaaagacctctatcatttcccccctcagcagtctcttctccgagctgaacacccctaacctcttcagcctttcctcataggggagctgttccactccctttatcattttggttgaatAGTCCAATATCCAATTGGACAAGATATGCTTGGCGATGGCTATGCCAAGTCTATTAGGATCATAAAAAGGAGTTGAGAAATTCTGCCAATGTGGTCAAGTTCTTTTCTTATGGTAAGCTAAAACCCCAATTCAAGGTATGAAGTGTTTTCTCTGTTTCATGCATCATAGGTAGTGTGACctgattgatatggaaagctgAGACAGCCTTTGTaaaattttgggttagtgtggAGCACTACTTTGTATGTTGAAGTTTGCTAACCGATGTTACTGCCACAAGAAACTACTTTCCATGTAAAGAATTTTAGAGAAGTGGATTCTAATGGTTCAAAAGGTAGCTTCATTAGTGAAGAAAGGACAGCCTTCATATCCAATGGAACTGGATGTTTCTGTATCACAGGTTTACCCTGCCATAACAGTTTCATAAAATCAATACCAAGTGGTTGAGATGGGTTTGTCAGTTATAACATGGTAGGCACCTATGCCACTAAGCTATACTCTCACAGAATAGGTATCGAGGCCAGATTGAGAAAATAGCAGCAAGTAAAAAATCAGCAATTGCTTGGATTCGCAAGAAAACAGGTCCAAAGCATTGACACCATAGGGAAAATCTTTTCCCTTTAAAACTATAGGCTTTTCTAGTCGACTGCTTTCTAGTCAAGACTATTAATAGTGGTGACCACTGCATGTTTCACCTCCAAGTCCTTAGGTGGCAGGATAGGAAGTTTGAATGGAACAGAGCTCCTTCATCTTGCGTTGCTTGGGAACAAACCCTGCCTTAAGTGGGAGGACTGCTAGAAAGTTGTACAAGATACATAAACTGCATCTGGCTGGGCCAACCTGGAGCTATGAGATCACTTGAAACCTAGTTCTGCAGGCCTGGCCATCAGTGGTATCTGTGAAAAAACTATGAGTTCTGTGTTCTGAATAAGCAGGTTCTTGTCTTGAGCTAACCTAAAATTTGCGGGGAAAGAGCAAATTTTTCTCCAGCTTTATTCCGATGTGAAGAGACTCCATAAATCAGAGAGTGTTGGCTGTTTATCGTAGAGACCACATGTGTGGGCTGAAGACTCTGTATTGTCTAAGAAGAGTGTTGGAGATCCCTGGAAGGTAGGTGTGGCCTGAAGGACAGTTGACATGTGCTTCTCATTGCCAGATCTTTAGCACTTCCTGGCAGAGTTTATATTGTGAAATACTGCATCAGTGTCTATACTGTTGGTACAGGAGACTTATTTAGGTAGCATAGAGTGCTTTGaggatttaaaattttatttatttttatttaagaaggtttatataccgtcattcagaaaggtcaaaataacgccatcataacggtttacaaaataagctTATAGGGATAAAAGGGTTGACAAGGGGtgtaaaaacataacattattaggcttagtagtaaacaaattcatgcttAAGATTAAAACGAGttcattcttattttagaaaagtatagtTGTGCTGATATTCATTTAATCAGGAGGTTGTAATGGAGGGCAGTGATGAttagttgattctttgggtggtttgatatgctttgttgagcaaccaagtttttaattctttttttgaatgtttttaggttttcttgaatgaattcttagttgggagggagttccaaagttttgggctaccaagggatatCACTATTTGCACACAATGTGCATCAGCAGCACATTTAGACTGGTTTCTTTGCCGTTGTTCCAGTGACTCTGCAGAGTGGTGCCAATTCCTTCTGAACAAAGGACGGTCAGCACTATTCAACCCCAAGGCCTCGACTCAGTGCACCAATGAGGGAGTTTtggggtctagaacgggtagatgtgaatcggttatttactctttcggataatagaaagactagggggggcactccatgaagttagtatgtggcacatttaaaactaatctgagaaagttcttttttactcaacgcacaattaaactctggaatttgttgccagaggatgtggttagtgcagttagtgtagctgggttcaaaaaaggattggataagttcttggaggagaagtccattacctgctattaataaagttgacttagaaaatagctgctattactagcaatggtaacatggaaaagacttagtttttgggtacttgccaggttcttatggcctggccactgttggaaacaggatgctgggcttgatggacctttggtctgacccagtatggcatgttcttatgtgccccTGCTCTTTTTTCCTGGTAAGTCAGACAATGCTGCAATGTAGATAGAGGTGAGACTGCAACCTCTGCGGGATTTGCAGTGTTCCTCCATTTTTTAAGCCCTAGAATGTTGAGTGCACAGGGATATCTGTCCGCAGGCTGGTTGTAGTCTATACTGAAGTACAAGTGGTATTATGTCCCTCATTGATGGGCATAAGTTATCTTACCGCAGATGCAGTCCTTAAACCTGCTCactgtgtttttcattttgctggATATCCTGAGGCAGCAAcactaaggaaatatttttttggtaGTAGCACTGAAAGTGCAGTTGTAGGTACTGCATGGAGAGCAAGGCAACCAAAAAAGAAAGATTACTGCTGTGCTCAGACAACAAAATGACTGAGGAGATTCACACAGCACTCACATAGAacctcccacacatgctcagtagagctcaaagctctagtaGAGAAGTCAGTTTGATGCCACTGCATAATGTCACccatagcatggctaattcagcctgcttacaGATGGAAACATTATAAACCACTGTTATAGAATGAAACTATCCAAAATCTTCAGGGCAGCTCTTTCACACTTGAGATTTTTTGCAATAACTGAACTGGAATGTCAACAGAAAATATTCATCTTTTGGCTCAAAAATAGACCACGGAGAGGCAAACTTTCTGTAGCAATGTAGAGGGTCATTTTTAAAACAGCAAACTGCCATACTACTTTCTATCTATAGAATAGAATGGTTTGTATATAAGGAATCAGAAATTGAGTTTGATTCCTTCAAGACAGCGAGCACATCAGCAATCACAACTTCTGTTGCTCCTTTGCAATATGAcagtttttgttttatagatCAAACTTTCTCTGCTAGGACAATcatttaagtgaaatatctatTCTGAAGAATATAGTGTTGGGGATGGCAACATAACATGCTACAGATATCTGTCAGAGGAGAGCAGGCATATTTTAGCAGGAGCACTGTGCACAACATACTGGATCACAGCAAAACATGAAGGCCATTTGATATCTTACACACAATATTTATCTAATATTGAACAGTCCTAGGCAGgttaaaaataacattcataaaaacatcaaCCGTTCAAACTATCCACTTGGTTTAGGTTTTTAATCTCCTGATACTATGAGACTTGTTTCTGAAATGTTTAAAGACATCAAGGATCAAATGACTGCAGAGAgtacttttattttcttcctcAAGATTTATGCACGGCTCAGATCAGAGTTCTTTAAGCTGCATGTCTTACTAGCAGATTTACCCTGTGCTCTCCAGGTAGGAGTTGGGACACAGATCTTCGGGACCACATTGATACAAGATGGAACTCTGGTATTCCTCTTTCTACATCAACCAAGAACTACTGTGAAAGCAAGCAGAAGTCAAAGACCCCCACTTATCGGGAATATTAATTGCTACTAAAGGAAACCTACCAAGTATTGTAAAATCCTTTACCTGGTCTGACCAGTGCCAGATGGATAGAAGTGTAGCCATTTTCAGGAACCTTAAAAGTCATACCAAGGCTATAAGGCTCGTACAGTGGCTTTGCTTTTGCCAGCATTTTAAATATCTGCAGAAAACTTTCAGCTCAGCAGCTACCATTCACTGGCTTTTGACCTTTATAATTTCAATTATGATTCTGTGTTCCTCATTGTCTTTTAAAAACCCAAGCCTCTTCCAGACTATTCCTAAATACATTCCTGTTTGTTAATCATAAAACAGTGAATTGCCCATCCTATCTACCCAGCTGGGATTCTTCCATTTGGGGTAGACCAGCACCTAAACTGGTCACTCAATCCAAAACTAGTTCATCCCTACTACCCTTGTGTcttttatctgatttttttttaacccctttcctaccactgccttCCATATTAGTCCTACGCATGCCCAGAATTTGTCAAGTATTGATTTTCGACCACCTCTGAGACATTTTCAGGTCTTGCCGTAGTTTATAATTAGAATACTAACACTAAATACAGCACTTGGGCTCCCTTCAATGCCTGATTAATTACCAAGTTTTCAAATAATCCAAAAGCTACTGAAACTGGCAAAGCCATGAAACATCTGACCCTCCATGCTCATTTAAGTCTGGATTTTAATAAAAGtcactccatgtaggttaccctaATGCATTCCTGGAAGCCCAATGCAGCCATTCTACTGCAGTTAGAGTACTTATGACCCTGTCACTATTAAGGTTAAAAGCTCCACGATATCTTACCTCAACTATACTACATTTATAACACTATTCCCAAGGAAATGAGGGAACCCACACATGGGACAGTACTTGACAGAACTTCGAGAACAAATGGCAAAAGTATACAAAAATATTCCTCGGTATCACTTTTCCCCATTCAACATGTTTCACTATTTCCCATCAAAGCTTTATAGATAAAATCATTATTTACCTAAGTAGTACTGCAGTGTAGGAGGTAGATCAGGGAGTTGCAAGGTACATTTACCTCAGGGAACAGATACCCTAAATGGTAAGATCTCAGAACACGTCTTACCTTGACAACCACACAACTGCAACCAACTACTTTCCGGGGTTTGCCCTCGCGGTCGATTTTGCAGAGGCCTACCCATTCGCCCAATTTCTTGTTGTCATCAACCTGTTAAGAAACCTCAGTATTAAACATGAAGCAGTGTCTTCTGAACAGCCAGACAAGGAGTAGAAAAGCAGCTGTACCATCAGACATATTGGGTAACGTTTTGGCAGTTCTCCTCAAAGACATCAGTAGAGGGAGCCCAGTTATCATCATGTACAGCGTCTAGTCCTTTAATGTTCCTTATACGTGGGTGAATATGTGCGCCAAGGAGAAGCAAACCATGCTGAACACTAAAATCTCATAAGAGGCCAATTACAGGacgaacactttccactatttcatTTTTAGTTACTGAAATTTTAGATGGACATCAAGTCTGGCTCTGGCTTCTACTTGTGTGTGTTAAAATGCTCAAAATTATCCACAGCACACAGCTTTACTTGAAAATCTATTAgcattacaaaaaatataaatcagagTTTTTGCTTTTCTTGCATCATAACCTCTCTTCGATGCTGTGCAAGTTAGTTTACTTGTTAGAAAACATTAAAGATACCGATGTCTCACAAAGCCAAAGGGAAGTgcaacccagcatggcatttttctCCATTATAGTCACATCAGAAAGGACCATCAGCTTTCAAAGAGCAATGGCCCCTTATCAAATTGTCTAGAACTTTAAAGCACCCAGCCCGAAACCAGAGTAAAAGCACAGAAGGAAGAGGGGTTACCGTAATGCAGCTAGGAAACTGCATACTTATTGTAACAGGGTGCACATGTTCACCCACCTCAAATACCCACCTTGATCAAGTTGATCTGGTGTTCCGCACACAACGCTTCAACCAGCTTCACATACATGGGCTCATCGCAGTTGGAAGCAAGAACACAAAGGTGGGCTTGGCGTCTGAAAACGAAGAATATGACTTAGATACACACACATCTAAGGCTGTTTCAATGAAGTGGTAAACACTCGTGCCAATCTTACTGGAATAATGTTAACGTTCCATTtgattcttttgaaaatattaatgGTCCATGGATAAGTTTATTTGCTTACAGTTTTAAATATGGTAATCACACAGCATGTTTTACGCAAACTGAAAGCAGCCAAGACAAACCTACAGGTTTATTGAAGCACCTTCTGGATAGTGCTTGTGTCTGACATGGCAACAGCGCATATCAAAATTTGAAAAATGCTAAAAATGGCACAAAAATATATGGAAAGGGAATTAAGCTAaatggagaagttacttacctgataattttgctttccttagtgtagccagatggactcagtaccaatgggttatgtgctcttctgctagcagatggaagatggagtcagatttcaaagctgtcgTCACTCTAGATATGCCCCTGCAGTagcctcagctcttcagtattctcttcaaaaagccattgtggatatatcttgcTTAATTAACTTGATAAGAACTTATTAAACTTGATTGAACTGATTCAAAAAAccggagaccgccagtgcactcgaCCAATTAATGCCGATCACGGACAAACTGTAGGTGTCTTGAAGTAGGGGTAGGCAACgccttacccgtatttgcttagtctctaGGTTCGCTTTCTGAGGTTCTCCTTCTCtagggcagccgtgggcgggatgctgagtccatctgcctacactaaggaaaacaaaataatcaggtaagtaatttctccattccctagcgtgtagccagatggactcagaccagtgggatgtagcagagctactcccagacagggcgggaggctgcccatggccaaCTTAATGCTGCCTTTGCGAAGGCAGCGCCTTctctggcctgaacatccaggcggtagaacctggagtaAGTGTgcagggaggaccatgttgccgcccgacagatctcggcaggtgatagccgcttggtttctgcccaagaagctgcctgggccctagaatgagccttaacttccagtggtaagggctttcctgccttgaTTGCTTCCTTGAttcagcgggctatggttgcccgcaaggccgcttctccgtgcttcttcccgctgtgaagaacgaacaagcgaTCCGTTTTACACACaggttccaatctttccaggtatcgctccaggagtctgccgacatttagatggcaaagaaggcgcgagtcttcagagtccttatattcatctggagatggtagggagatggcttggttcaaatgaaactcagaaaccacttttggtaggatgGAGGGAATGGTGCACAGCTGaatggttccaggagtgaatcTAAAGAACggttcccaacaggatagtgcctgtagttcggagatgcgacaagctgaacatattgccaccaggaatacagtcttcaatgttaagatgCGTAGTGACAGACGGCGcgcgttggtctgaaggaagcccgcGCTAGGAAGTgtaataccagattgaggttccataggggcaccggccactttaggggtggccgaagttgcttaaccccttttaggaaactggTCAAATCCGGATGAGCTGATAGACGGATAAcgttcacttcggctctgaagcaggagagggcagctacttggaccttgagggatttgagtgacaaccccttcttcataccatcctgtaggaactccagcatcATGGGGGATCTTGGCCGTCCATGGGAGTATcccgtggtcctcgcaccaggcttcgaatattctccagatccgtatgtatgccagagatgttgagaacttgtgtgcgcggagcagggtgtcaatcacggccttcgagtaacggcgcttcttcaggcgagtcctctcaagggccagaccgtaagagaatcgaGATGAATCTTCGTGAAAGATCGtaccttgttggagaaggtccctgtttTGAGAGGCACAGGGGGCTCTCCACCAGAAAcctctgcatgtctgcataccatgggcgtCTGGGCCAATgtggggccaccagaaggactaatcctctgtggtattcgatcttgcgaatgaccttgcccagcagaggccatggaggaaaggcagatACAGCAAGTCCTCCTCTGgtcaggtctggacaagggccttgatcccttgggagtgttgatctcttctgcgactgaagaagtgggggaccttcacattgtgagatgtggccagtaggtcgatggatgggaggccccagcgatctactaggagctggaaggctctggtcaacaccacccattcccctggatccagactctcccctgCTGATAAAGTCTGctctgttgtcttttcctgcgatgtgggaggcagagatcccttgtagatttaactctgtccattccataagggggtctatttccagaaacACTTTATGGCTTTTGGTTCCTctctggcagttgatgtaagctaccgttgttgcgttgtccgacatcatgcAGACTGCTTATCCCtagagcctgtggctgaattgcagacatgctaatctgacagatcgggcttccaggcggtttatgttccaacGTGCCTTTTCCTTGGTCCATCGCccctgggttgtcaattcctgacagtgggctccccaccctcagagGCTCACATCGGTCATGAGGAATAGCCAGTTcagtggggacaggcttacacccttaGCTTAGATGTACTTCCAATAACCACCACATGAGccaagaacatacttccatcagtaGGTGGCGGCGAATCGACAAGTCTTGAGACAGAaggttccaacatgacagcagggagcgttggAGTGGCTGTATGCATGCCCTCACCCACAGTACtaccctccagggttgatgctatCAGGCCGAGGGCCTGAAGACAGCTTCACACCCTGGGGCGCATTGTGTTAGTCAACAATGCACTTGGCCcatcagcttccttatcctcAAAGGAGGGAGGAGGACTTTGTCCTGgcttggtgttgaaccggactcccaggtactctaaggactgggagagcttgaggctgctcttgtccatgttcaccatctaaccgagttcctgaagcagggacgtGACCCTACTGGTcgcctggaggctctcttccaacaaCTTCACCTGGATCAACCAGACATTtaaatatgggtgcaccaggatctcttctttcctcagttccaccaccactaccactacaACTTTgtagaatgttctgggggcggagaaggctttggctgtcacctccacactctgcttcctgcacccactgcctttcagctgcttcagcagcaaagtccacgccgggaaccggatCAAtgtacacctctgagggatctcggaaatcgcctcaggaattctcaattgggggagggaccattaggtatcgccacaggagagcggggctcaatctttctccaatttaaaggtaaaatttcctcttctaaagagtactgtTTTCCAGATAGGgaaggcacaatccacatctgctaggagacagagatagtggatggctgaggtcactgcagaggtatatctaggatgacgtcagctttgaaacctgactcagtctccatctgctagaaggggagcacataacctattagtcccgagtccatctggctactctAGGAAATAAAAGGCATAAAAAGGTTAAACAATCTCAGTATGTCTACTCAATTTAAAACTTGAGAAATGGAAAACTAGCACCCCAATACCAAAAATGAGAatggatgggaaaaaaaaaaaaatagttgagcAAAGATTATACACTGATACATTTAATGACAGTAAAACTACTTCCAAAGCTGTCTCAAATATTTGAGAGACCCATGAAGGCATCATTTCTCCCCACCTAAATTTGTGGCTCACTTCTTATATTAATTTGGTGGACGATGAAGAAGCTGCTCCTGACCTGTGTTACCATACTCTAAAGCAGCAGTACAAAATACTTTACAACAATTTGCCAGTTCTTGGTTCTACTGCTTCTCTCTTGCTTTATCCCTAAACttctttcatacttttttttttttttagaatgaaaGGCCCAATCAGATAAACtctttaggttttgtttttttttaatatatttagtgGTGTGAAATCTGTATGAGGTTTGGAGAAAAATAAGtatattaaccccccccccccccccccccagtttaaccAGATTTCTAATGCAGGTAACAATCTGCCAACTACTGCTGTAAAGGACCATTTGGTTAACTCAGTCTCCCTGTGTCTGGCTATTTTTATCATTGTAGACTCCTACTGGATATCCCCTTTACCACTGCCTTCTGTCTCAAACATGTTGATTTATCACTATTGGTAGCCAACCACCAGCCTTTCAGCCATCCACCACTCCATTAAATCT from Rhinatrema bivittatum chromosome 3, aRhiBiv1.1, whole genome shotgun sequence includes these protein-coding regions:
- the RPS12 gene encoding 40S ribosomal protein S12, with amino-acid sequence MAEEGIAAGGVMDVNTALQEVLKTALIHDGLARGIREAAKALDKRQAHLCVLASNCDEPMYVKLVEALCAEHQINLIKVDDNKKLGEWVGLCKIDREGKPRKVVGCSCVVVKDYGKESQAKDVIEEYFKCKK